From the Saccharobesus litoralis genome, one window contains:
- the ltrA gene encoding group II intron reverse transcriptase/maturase, protein MNSAKPFSISKWTVYEAWLRVRANGGAAGIDEQSMSDFEQDLKKNLYKIWNRMSSGSYFPPTVKRVEIPKDKGVRVLGIPTVSDRVAQMVVKMELEPELESVFDNDSYGYRPNRSAHDALAITRQRCWRYDWVIDLDIKGFFDNLDWVLLGKALRKHTNNPWVLLYIERWLKAPMETSDGQIIERTKGTPQGGVISPLLANLFLHYAFDKWLRREHPHVQFARYADDAVVHCRSEQEAKALKQAIEQRMLDCCLECHPEKTKLVYCFDEGRQEAHEVISFDFLSYCFRPRLVRNRWGRMFVGFTPAISPKAKQKIREKVKALKLHKQTGLTIQELAYKLNPMISGWINYFSRFWKTALRPLMSWINLKLLKWAKKKYKRLKFSYQRARKWMQRVCNTQPYLFSHWQFGCRP, encoded by the coding sequence TTGAATTCAGCAAAACCATTTAGTATTTCGAAATGGACAGTTTATGAAGCCTGGTTACGTGTAAGAGCCAACGGTGGAGCGGCAGGAATTGATGAGCAATCGATGAGTGATTTTGAACAGGACTTGAAGAAGAACCTGTACAAGATATGGAATCGAATGTCATCGGGCAGCTATTTTCCACCGACGGTGAAGCGTGTCGAAATCCCTAAGGATAAGGGCGTTCGAGTACTAGGCATACCCACGGTATCAGACCGAGTTGCACAGATGGTCGTCAAGATGGAGTTGGAGCCTGAATTAGAATCGGTATTCGATAATGATTCTTATGGTTACAGACCTAATCGCAGTGCACATGATGCATTAGCGATAACGCGCCAGCGGTGTTGGCGATACGACTGGGTGATTGATTTAGATATCAAAGGCTTCTTTGATAACTTGGACTGGGTGTTATTGGGCAAAGCGTTACGCAAACATACCAATAACCCATGGGTATTACTCTATATCGAACGTTGGCTTAAAGCGCCAATGGAAACCTCGGATGGTCAGATAATAGAGCGAACGAAAGGAACACCACAAGGAGGCGTGATAAGCCCATTGCTAGCCAATTTGTTTTTACACTACGCATTCGACAAATGGTTGCGAAGAGAACATCCACATGTTCAATTTGCACGCTATGCGGATGATGCAGTGGTTCACTGTCGTAGTGAGCAAGAAGCAAAGGCGTTAAAGCAAGCTATTGAGCAACGCATGTTAGATTGTTGTCTAGAATGTCATCCAGAGAAAACTAAACTGGTTTACTGCTTTGATGAAGGTAGACAAGAAGCACATGAAGTCATTAGCTTTGATTTTCTTAGTTACTGTTTCAGGCCAAGGTTAGTAAGGAATCGGTGGGGTCGCATGTTTGTTGGCTTTACACCTGCTATTAGCCCTAAAGCGAAACAGAAAATTAGAGAGAAAGTTAAAGCGCTCAAGCTACATAAGCAAACGGGGTTAACGATACAAGAGTTGGCGTATAAGCTTAATCCGATGATAAGCGGGTGGATAAATTACTTCAGTCGGTTTTGGAAAACAGCATTAAGGCCACTTATGTCTTGGATAAACCTTAAATTGTTGAAATGGGCGAAGAAGAAATACAAACGGCTGAAATTCAGTTACCAAAGAGCAAGAAAATGGATGCAAAGGGTGTGTAATACACAACCGTATCTATTTTCTCATTGGCAATTTGGTTGCAGGCCGTAA
- a CDS encoding LacI family DNA-binding transcriptional regulator, with amino-acid sequence MKITLKDIAAEAGVSRATVDRVLNGRGKVSQYTIDRVNQAVEKFNNRLTPTSASHVTTSYNFDFIFPTRHSRLLDFYSRQINAIHQICGLNDVNVRIHRVEAFQPQLLADKLLEVAQDSHGIAFVALEHPLVRDAVDTVINQNVNVITLVNDISGTDRHAYIGIDNRAAGRTAAHIMGRFLGKNAQGKIGLFIGSHAYLGHEERESGFRSLLRAQYPNLQIIEMPEVLDNDDNAQQIFIESLKGTKDLLGIYNIGGGTEGIAQALKSLNMEHECVFIAHELFEHTRAHLVTGTIDAIINQDLALEADNAIKILRSRIENNSIINLPKPKVEVYFPENIT; translated from the coding sequence TTGAAAATAACGCTAAAAGATATTGCTGCTGAAGCGGGAGTCAGCAGAGCGACTGTTGATAGAGTTTTAAACGGCAGAGGGAAAGTTTCTCAATACACTATCGATCGTGTTAATCAGGCGGTAGAAAAATTCAATAATCGTTTAACTCCAACTTCGGCAAGTCATGTAACGACCTCATATAATTTTGATTTTATCTTTCCAACCCGACATAGCCGCTTATTAGACTTTTACTCTCGGCAAATAAATGCCATCCATCAAATTTGCGGATTGAATGATGTCAATGTCCGTATTCATCGGGTTGAAGCCTTTCAACCACAATTACTCGCCGATAAATTGCTTGAAGTCGCTCAAGATAGCCATGGCATTGCCTTTGTTGCACTTGAACACCCACTGGTTCGTGACGCAGTAGACACTGTAATCAATCAAAATGTTAATGTAATTACCTTAGTTAATGACATTTCAGGCACTGACAGGCACGCTTATATCGGTATAGACAACCGTGCAGCAGGCCGCACGGCTGCACATATCATGGGGCGCTTTTTAGGTAAAAATGCCCAAGGCAAAATTGGCTTGTTTATTGGTAGTCACGCCTATCTCGGCCATGAAGAACGAGAGTCAGGCTTTCGCAGTCTGTTACGAGCGCAATATCCTAATTTACAAATAATAGAAATGCCTGAAGTGTTGGATAATGACGATAACGCGCAGCAAATTTTTATTGAGTCTTTAAAAGGCACTAAAGACCTGCTCGGAATTTACAATATAGGTGGCGGTACTGAAGGCATTGCCCAAGCGCTAAAAAGCTTAAACATGGAACATGAATGCGTTTTTATCGCTCATGAATTGTTTGAACATACTCGCGCGCATTTAGTCACGGGCACCATTGACGCCATCATTAATCAAGATTTAGCGCTAGAAGCTGACAACGCCATAAAAATTTTGCGCAGCCGTATCGAAAACAACAGCATCATTAATTTACCAAAGCCTAAAGTTGAAGTGTATTTTCCTGAAAATATAACCTAA
- a CDS encoding GntR family transcriptional regulator has protein sequence MNQVSSIKKQIAEFIRAEIIDGAILSGTRLNEQELADRFGVSKGPIRDVLAILRKEGLVINNGKRGSFVSMALDEDVKRMYEGFSQSIKSYAVKRLKEKANKTDYTLLENHVSKMKIYANSGQFCDFINTYIEFQKYYVYLAGGEDLVNIWSSISIKLMKEYHQQSTMTSDLQEPTQILAEIKQCLSHELIEVTQPLNSQIIRSKISDTKAKFPFNF, from the coding sequence ATGAATCAGGTTAGTTCCATTAAAAAGCAAATTGCCGAGTTTATCCGAGCAGAAATTATTGATGGCGCAATATTGTCGGGCACTAGGCTGAACGAACAGGAACTCGCTGATCGCTTTGGTGTTTCAAAAGGTCCTATCCGTGACGTACTGGCAATATTAAGAAAAGAAGGTTTGGTAATAAATAATGGAAAGCGAGGCAGCTTCGTTTCGATGGCTTTAGATGAAGATGTCAAAAGAATGTATGAAGGTTTTAGTCAATCTATCAAATCATACGCGGTTAAACGTTTAAAAGAAAAAGCCAATAAAACCGATTATACCTTGTTAGAAAATCACGTTAGCAAAATGAAAATTTATGCAAACAGTGGACAATTTTGTGATTTTATTAATACCTACATTGAGTTTCAAAAATACTATGTATATCTTGCTGGTGGAGAAGACCTAGTCAATATTTGGTCATCTATTAGCATTAAACTAATGAAGGAATATCACCAGCAATCTACGATGACAAGTGATCTTCAAGAACCAACACAAATACTGGCAGAAATTAAGCAATGCTTATCACACGAACTCATTGAAGTCACACAGCCGCTCAATAGCCAAATAATTCGTTCAAAAATATCCGACACTAAAGCAAAATTCCCGTTTAACTTTTAG